The Episyrphus balteatus chromosome 3, idEpiBalt1.1, whole genome shotgun sequence genome segment CAAATGTCAGACAGTATAAGTATCTACTTAATTGACTTCAAGCCTTTCAAGCTTCAGACTTAGAACATGTGTTCTTAGATATCAATGAAGCTTATGATTCatgattttgataaataaaaaaaaaacaagaaactgCTTTCAATTAAAACTTGCAGTGTACATACCTACATAGATACAAAtgtaaattgaaattattgtaaaaactgattttcgtttCGATTGATGagaaatgataaaaatagaaaacttagaaaaatatacaaatatattatatattatatatgacGATCTTCTCTACAAATTAAGCTGGAAGATTTATTCAATTAAACACgagttttgtatttataaatcaTTAAGGGGATATGTTGATAATGTGCTAAGCTTGGGTGATTCTGATTAGTGTGAGAAATTGTAGATATAAAAACTTTCGATATAGAAGATATCATTTTAGCCTCGTTCCTTtgtaatgcaaaacaaaaatgctATTAATGTAGTAAGGGAAATTCTCTGGCTGATAGCTACATACCCCTGTATATCTTCGAGCTATACCTAGTACgattattttaaattgcaatTTTGTAACTTTGGTCTTATAAGCCAACACAAGCTTTACTCTGCCCGCACCTATTATAGCTTCTGCCTAAGTTTTAGTTCCTAACAAACATATCTCCTTAGATTCCTATCACTTACCACGGATGATCTATTTATACAGAGAAAGAGATAGATGTCAAATTAGTTGCATGGTCCCTGCTCGGGCGCCTGTTTTACATGTTAATTAAGGTTTTTCGAATCGAATCAGGACACTGATGCGCATACACTGGGGGAAaacataaattgaagttgaaaggtctttgtttcaaagatgaactactttgatttatgtgactttaagatacgaaaccatcaaaaattaacctttttcccacgttgattttaaaatgttcatcttcaacgcaaaatcattccgaataatagttaaagcaatgtggttttcattgattttacgttgttttatggtggcttttccctcagtgtaggagATTCATTAAAACATTACTTTAATTTTACCCTATAACTTTGAAAActctttttacaaaattaattattctatGCTGTTTCATTTCCAGAACAATCCAAATTCCCAACAAACACCATTCCCAGGTGTACTAGGTGGTTGGCGCGAAGATCTCCAAGGCAAACAACGACGAGATTCCATAACTCTCGAAAGAGATGTCTTTGTAACGACAAATTATGGCCAAGTTCAAGGCTTCAAAGTGCACATGTACGATAATCCTGATCCAAAATCCTTCTATCGACCCTACCAAAGCCCAGTGGATCGTATCATGGGTGAATGCTCTGTATTTTTGGGTATTCCCTATGCAATTCCTCCCACATTTGAAGGTCGTTTCAAACCTCCTCGAACACATCGTGGTTGGCAATTGTTGCAAGCTGTAGATTTTGGTCCAGCATGTCCACAACCAGTCCGATATACTGGAGCAACCAAGGGCATCAATGACATGGATGAAGATTGTCTCTATTTGAATATCTTTTCACCAAAGACTGGTGCAGGAGTTGCACAAAAATACCCAGTAATGGTACACATTCATGGCGGGGAATTCATAAGAGGAGCATCAAACCTATTTCAGGGTCATACACTTGCGACGTTTTATGATGTCGTTGTGGTCACATTGAATTATCGACTGGGAGCCCTTGGATTTCTTTCGACAGGTGACGAAAATTCTCCAGGAAATTATGGAATTCTTGATCAAGCTATGGCTCTTAAATGGATCTATGATAATATTGAGTTCTTTAATGGTGATCGTGAGGCTATAACTCTCTTTGGTCCTGGAGCTGGAGCCGCCTCAGCTGGTATGTTAATGGTAGCTCCTCAGACAAGACACATTGTCAAAAAGGTTATAGCTCAATCTGGTTCGGCTTTAGCCGATTGGGCATTTATTCAGGACAAATATCGAGCTCAGAACACAAGTCGAGTTCTTGGACAGCTTTTAGGTTGTTCTATAGAATCTTCGTGGAAATTGGTGAATTGTCTCCGAACCGGACGAAGTTTCTACGAACTGGGAAATGCTGAATTCCCACCTCAGGTCGGTACATTTCCTTGGGCTCCAGTTTTAGATTATAACTTCACCCTACCTAGTGACGATTGGTATGAAGGTTGGCGCATGAAAGATTGGAAATTCCTATCTGAAACTCCTGAAAGTCTCATTAGACAATCAAAGTACTACAAAGGTTTGCAATACATGACTGGAGTTACAACTCAGGAAGCTGCATTTTTCCTTTATCAAAACGAAAGTCTTTCGCCGTATTATCAAATCGATGAAAAATTCTTCGATCAGAAAATTCGAGAACATGTTTTTCGTTACAATTATACGCTAAATCCTAATGGAGTCTATGAAGCCATTAAATATATGTACACCTATTGGCCAGATCCTAATAATACGACAATCATACGAGATCAATATGTCCACATGATGTCTGATCTGTTGTATCGAGCTCCAGTTGATAAAATGGCCAAATTACTATTAGAAAAGAAAGTTCCAGTTTATCTGTATGTGTTGAATACAACAGTGGAGGCTTTGAAATTCCAAGAATGGCGAAAGTATCCACATGAGattgaacattattttttaactgGAGCTCCATTCATGGACACAGAATTCTTTCCCAAGAAGGATCACCTTCAAAGGAATATGTGGACCGATAATGATCGAAATATGAGTCATTTGTTTTTGAagacattttcaaattttgctaGATTTGGGTAAGCTTTGTTAGAATTGCAAGttctgaaaatttattaaaattttttaattttttgttttagaaatccAACTCCAGAACAGGTTCTGGGAATTCATTATGAACGAGCCTATCAAGGTGAACTACGATATCTAAACATCAACACGACTTATAATTCTAGTATTTTACTCAACTACCGCCAAACCGAATGTGCCTTTTGGACTCAATATTTGCCAACTGTGATTGGAGTACTTGTGCCCACTTATCCACCGACTACGGAATTCTGGTGGGAACCCAAGGAACCACTGCAGATTGCCTTTTGGAGCATGTCAGTTGCATGTTTCTTTCTAATTGTTTTGGTTGTGATTTGTTGCATTATGTGGAGAAATGCAAAAAGGTGAATCTATGTAAAATTtcagtactagatctactaatGATCTACCCATTAAACGATTTTActtttataaagctttacagaagctacAATAGCACCTGTTTAGGCTTTATATACGTAGTATTGTTAGTTGGGTAGTCTCATAGACTCatacatttttcttgaagaagaAAATACCCGAGTAGTAATGTGAATACTTCTCTTTATCCAACAGACAAACAGATCGATTTTACGACGAAGACGTATTTATAAATGACGGCCATGAGCTCGATCGAGATGGTCGATCTGTTGTAAGCAGTCCGAGTGGTATTGACAATGCTCACATGGTTACAAATCATCACGTTGTCCGTTCACGGGACAATATTTACGAATTCCGTGACTCACCCTCAACAAAGACTCTTGCAACAAAGTCTCAAACAGACACAACCTCTGTTCGAGCACCTAGTTCTCTTGCCAAAACAGGAAGTCAAACTTCACTGAAAAGTGGCACATCATTGAAAGAATCTATCGGACCATATTCAGTTAAAGATGGCAACTATCCCAGTCTTAAGAAGCCTCAAAAGATGGATAGTGAGCCACGAAGTGGAAGAAATATTGCTTCTGTCGTAGCCAATGGAAAGAAACCACAAGTTGAAGAAAAACGACTTTTACAAAGAGAACCACCGATCTCTAGTACTCCAATGAcagataaaattattattaatagtcGGAGTACAACTCCGGTGCCAAATCCAAGATCGACTACACCCGCAGTTGTTGCCATGAAACCGGCTGCAAGTCGGACACAGCTAATTGAGGGAATACCTCAAACGTCTGTATAAAACACAtctaaatttgtaaaaagtttgaaaatttaaataaaataattttagttttaagaatcgataaaataattacataaataaaaagtgcTAAGAGATAGCTTTTTTACTCaactttcattaattttattttttattttaggcaatagacttaaaaaataatttttatagaatacaaaatttattattattttatttttaaattaagtttaatttatttgttaaataaaataattaagaaaTGCCAagcatattattatttttttttttatttaaagaaacttttagaattttaaaatgtattaggagtttttttttattatataaaactCTCAAAATGTCAGATCAATCCGTCCAATTCGTAAGATATTAAGTGTGTTTTGTATATTAGAAGTTTTTAGAAGATGAGAATCTCAATGTAAATATTATAAACTTCTATATTTGTAcatttaaatgctaattttaatttttaatgttaagtttatttttaagatgTAATCGTCTATTattctatcatttttttttgtatgattagTTTTTGTACTGTCCAATTTTATGTCTTATATTATAAGtttttctataaataattttgttttgtaacttttttcgcTTTTCAatgttgtttaaaaatataaatatattatatttgaagtttttttctaaatatttatgCAATGCTTTGTGGTGTTTTTGTGATGTTACgagtatttgttttgttttgtcttaATTGTTGCTTGTAGATATTTTTGTAACAAAGTCTCTTAAATTATGAGTTCTCAGTCAACAGCCATTTATGCATTTTCTTAAGGTACAAAAAACAAGGCTaacttttgccaaaaaaaaaatattttcggattttcaaaaaaaaaaaatgcctaaaaagaggctgaattatttgcaatcgaaatattttttttcttaatttcggAAACAGATATTTTctgatcaaagtctcgaaacaagttttggtttacatacatatataattataattacaatGAGCAGGCCTACAAATTtaggtaaaaaattacaaatctattttttaaggattttctagaaaaaatcaaggttaacctaaaaaataggcattttcaaaatttcctcaaaatccatcgagtgaaaggcatctttaagctctattcaaaCTCTGGTCGCTGAATTATTCGCAATCGAAAtatcgaattattttttttcattcgcaAGTAGGTTtcgaaacaagatttggtttgcagatataagttcacaatgagcaggcctacaaatttaagtaaaaaattacaaatctatttttttaaggattttcgagaaaaaaacaaggttaaccccttgcctaaaaaataggcattttcaataatttccttcaaatccatcgagtgatacatcaaaagaaaggccttcttaagctctattcataacggaaaaccaaaagttttttgaaggtCTGGTCGCTGAATTATTCGCAATCGaaatatcgaaatattttttttcattcgcaagtagatattttcggatcaaggtctcgaaacaagatttggtttgcagatacATAAGAGTTCACAATGTGCAGGcctacaaatttaattaaaaaattacaaatctattttttaaggattttcgagaaaaaatcaaggttaaccatTTGCCTAAAACATAGGCGTTTTGAATACTacacattcttttttttaattataacttGCTTGCTATAAAATGCCCATATCGTCGGTAGGTTATATTCCTTTCTACTGGAGTtgtgtcaaatttttttcctccGATCTACTACTTTTTCATTTCTTCATTTCGATCTGTCACTTTTACAAAACACGCTTTTTGTCAGTGAATTTGCCTTCTGAGCGCagtgtttttacttttcttatttttttcttatttaatttaaacacaagaatcatttaaaaaaattatcaaagtaataaaagaaaaaactcatttaattaaggaaaatggcAGATATTGAtgatttatttgattgtttcgAAAGCAAAGAAGACACAACATCTGTCCCAGTTGCTGAAGAAAATGTCCCCACAGTCGATttagacgaagaagaagaaaagtaAATAAGACcgaatttctattaaaaaaacctcataactatttcttttttttttttttcaaagtaaaccagTACCAAAACGCCAACACAATGATAATGACACCTCTTCTTACAAACGTCCCAAAGTTACCGAATCAATACTTGACGACATCTGCGTTGAGGCTCTCAACACTCGCATATCAGTTCACGTTATAGAATCACCCGACTCATGCACCCACGAGGTGGCAACGTACCCGGGACAAGAATATACCCCATTAACTCCATTCACTGGTCCCCCCTCTAAAGAATATCCATTCATATTGGATCCTTTTCAAAAAGAAGCAATCATGTGCATTGACAACAACCAAAGTGTTCTTGTCTCCGCACACACCTCCGCAGGCAAAACTGTCGTCGCTGAATATTCAATTGCTAAATCTCTTAACGCCAAACAACGAGTCATTTACACAACTCCTATTAAAGCCCTGTCCAATCAGAAATTCCGTGAATTCACCGAAGAATTCAAGGATGTTGGTTTGGTCACAGGTGATGTGACCATCAATCCATCGGCTTCTTGTCTCATTATGACAACAGAAATTCTCAGAAATATGTTGTATAGAGGTTCGGAGATTATGCGAGAAGTCGGTTGGGTGGTTTTCGATGAAATCCATTACATGCGTGATAAAGAACGTGGCGTTGTCTGGGAGGAGACTTTAATCCTTTTACCTGACAATGTCAGGTATGTCTTTCTCTCGGCTACTATTCCCAATGCTCGTCAATTTGCCGAGTGGGTGTGTCATCTGCATAAGCAACCTTGTCATGTGGTTTACACTGATTATCGTCCAACTCCTCTGCAACATTATATATTCCCAGCTGGAGGCGATGGCATCCATTTGATTGTGGACGAAAAGGGTATTTTTAAGGAGGACAACTTCAATACAGCCATGCAAGTCCTCCAGGGAGCTGGCGATGCAGCCAAGGGTGATCAAAAGGGTAGAAAGGGTGGAATTAAGGGAGTCAATGCGGGACAGACAAATATCTTTAAGATTGTCAAAATGATTATGGAGCGTAACTTCGCTCCGGTGATCATTTTCTCTTTCAGTAAGAAAGAGTGTGAAGTTTATGCAATGCAGATGGCTAAACTCGACTTTAACACAAATGAGGAAAAGAAGCTAGTCGATGAAGTCTTTAATAATGCTCTCAGTGTTCTCTCTGAGGAGGATCGACAGTTGCCTCAGGTGGAGAATGTTTTGCCACTATTGCGACGTGGAATTGGCATCCATCATGGTGGACTATTGCCAATTCTTAAAGAAATCATTGAAATTTTATTCGGTGAAGGTTTGATTAAGGCTCTTTTTGCCACTGAAACCTTTGCCATGGGATTGAATATGCCCGCGAGGACTGTACTTTTTACGGCTCCGAGAAAATTCGATGGTAAAGATTTTCGATGGATTACTTCGGGAGAATATATTCAGATGTCTGGTCGTGCTGGGCGTCGTGGTATTGATGACAAAGGTATTGTCATACTTATGATTGATGAGAAAGTTTCACCATCTGTGGGAAGGGCTATTGTTCAAGGCAAAGCAGATCCTATTAATTCGGCGTTCCATTTGACTTATAACATGGTTTTGAATTTGCTTAGGGTTGAGGAAATCAATCCGGAATACATGTTGGAGAGGTCATTCTTTCAATTCCAAAATCAGAGTTCCATTCCGGAATTGTATAAACAGGTAAGATTCATATCTCTTAAAGGTTCCATTTCATAAAATCCAATTGAATTCCCACCAGGTTCAAGATAAACAACTGGAACtggagaaaatcaaaattcccGATGAACACAGTGTGGCATCTTATCATCATATTCGTGATCAATTGGACACTTTGGGCAAACAATTCAGAACTTACATTACCAAACCTGAatatttgatgccatttttacaGCCAGGTCGActtgtcaaagttcaaaatgaaACCGATGAATTTGACTGGGGAATAGTAGTGAATTTTAAGAAACAAGCAGATAAAATTCGTAACCCACTTAAATCAGAGACAAATGTAATCGTAGACGTTCTACTGTATGTCACTGAAGAATCAGCCAAAACCGACGAACCTAAACCATGTACTCCCGGAAAAAAAGGCAACATGGAAGTTGTCCCAGTTCTGCATAAACTCATTTCGCAAATTTCCTCCTTACGAGTATACTATCCAAATGACTTACGTCCAGCTGACAATCGTAAAAGTGTTCTTAAAACTGTCGAAGAGGTTAAGAAACGTTTTCCCAAGGGACCACCACTTTTGAATCCTATCAAAGAAATGCACATTAAGGAACCAGAATTCAAACAAATTGTCGAATCAATTGATAAATTCGAAGAACGACTTTTTGCCCATCCACTGCACAATGCCAAAGAGTTGCAGGCTCTTTATGGCAAATACACTGGCAAACTGGAAGTTCAAAATGAGTTGAAAACTGTCAAAGGCAAACTGAAGGAGGCCCGGAGCCTACTGCAAATGGACGAACTACAAAAGAGGAAGAGAGTATTGCGACGAATGGAATACTGCACAGCATCGGATGTTATCGAATTTAAGGGTCGTGTTGCGTGTGAACTCAGTTCGGCCGATGAACTGCTCATGACCGAATTGATATTCAATGGAGTGTTCAATGAACTGACCACTGCCCAATCCGTTTCACTACTATCGACTTTTGTGTGTGACGAAAAATCTTCCGAAACGCCACAATCCACCGAAGAACTATCTGGGCCACTTCGCTCAATGCAAGAATTGGCACGCAGAATTGCCAAAATCTCCAATGAATGTAAGCTAGATCTAGACGAGGAGACTTATGTGGAAAAATTCAAACCTTTTATGATGGATGTTGTGTTGGCGTGGTGCAAGGGAGCATCGTTTTTGAGTGTTTGCAAAATGACAGATATATTTGAAGGATCGATTATTCGTTGTATGCGACGATTGGAAGAGCTTCTCAGGCAGATGTGTCAAGCGGCAAAGACAATTGGTAATACAGAGTTGGAGAATAAATTTTCGGAGGGTGTTCGATTGCTGAAAAGAGATATTGTATTTGCTGCTTCattatatttgtaaaaaaaaaaaaaacaaaattataacatTTTGACCGAAATGATGGATGATgatgaagttttttaatttttgaatttttttttaaataatttcttcttttttttgaaaatgtaatatTAGACCGATAAACAATGTTAAATACATACAcacattatacaaaaaaaactcacgttttcttaaaaattaataaagagtTAAGTTTCGATGATTTCCTTTGTGGATTGTTTAACTTAAACATGCGAAGGTTATTCAAAGTGGATACAGTACATCGTCAGTTGTAAGAACGGATTAAGTCCACTATTGATGCAAATTGCATCTCCTtagttgaaaaacaaaaaaacttattttgggTGTCGAAGTTACAGGGGCTGAAAAATTGTATAAgaagtttgaaaaattcaggatttcgggctattgattatgtcctCACGGGTTTTAATTGCAGAAaacgttgaatgggttataagaagataaaaccgcggagtgagAGAGTGGAAATTGAAGAAAGGGTGCAAAATTTGATATATTGATTTCAAAACTTCTTGTAgagaatcaaatttaatatcggaaaaatgtttttaaaaattgaaaacaaaaattccagtCATAGGCGTTGTTCTAAATAAAAACAGGAGATTAAATTCAAAATGCTGGGCTCAATAAGTTTtctaattgaaaattaaccgaagaatgaaaaaataaaaaaaaaaaaaccacaataaaattttttgttttactatttTCGTATGTGATCTAAcctatgtatatgtatgtacaacactttttggttttaattactTAATATAGTTAATATATTAtcattaaaacttttgttttaaataaattataatattcacttcattcaaaatttggctTTTAGGTGAAATTTCAAACGGTAAGTtgtaagaacggaataagtccaacGTTTTTAAACCGTTATACCTGTCTACCAGAAACCGAtagaaataaagtttttgtCTTATTCCACTCAAAACCACATAAATCTTTATTTTATCTGAAAGTCAAACACCTGAAAACAGTAAAATATAGAAGCTATTCAGTTTTTTGCGTTTTCCcaacaattttgcaaaatggaCCTACTTCGTTCTTACAACTTACAATTATTCATTTTATCTAAGAACATTTTTGCTTTCCTAAAATAAAGActgtttatttatataaaaataaccccatttattaaatgttttataacTTGCAAACATGaccatatacattagggtgggtcaaaaacatcgaaaattttttttttgatttggtactccgaaaaatcgattgcttgacccctctagaatatacacaccaaatatgagctctttatattaatgggaaggtcctccgctttgcaattttccatttttacatcaagcttctacaaaaaaaaaataatttttttattaattgactttttagcaaatttcttttcatattcttataggaaattgaacgctctacaaaaaagaccttatacacttttttcgtttatctaaccgttgaatagatatttgaggtccaaaaatcgagaaaatctttaaaaattcgttttttgttcttaattttgtaacaaattgaaaaattataatgatcaaacgcgcaagacatattcttgttggaaattgattgttccacaaaaaaggtcttattaacttttttcattaatctaaccattctaaagatattcgaggtcaaagttaaaaaaaaatttaaaaacattttatatttttaaaaaatttctagttcactgaaacttcattattttcaaattagcaagatatattcttgtaggggcttaaacgttctacaaaaaattccttggaatgaaattgattgctttaaccgtttagaagatattcgtatccaaatcgcaatgcatacgggtcataagaaaactattgaaatcagtgagcattggtttggatacgaatatcttctaaacggttaaagcaatcaatttcattccaaggaattttttgtagaacgtttaagcccctacaagaatatatcttgctaatttgaaaataatgaagtttcagtgaattggaatttttttttaaatataaaatgtttttatatttttttttaactttgacctcgaatatctttagaatggttagattaatgaaaaaaaataacaacaccttttttgtggaggaatcaatttccaataagaatatatcttgcgcgtttgattatattataatttttcaatttgttacaaaattaagaacaaaaaacgaatttttaaagattttctcggtttttggacctcaaatatctattcaacggttagataaacgaaaaaagtgtataaggtcttttttgtagagcgttcaatttcctacaagaatatgaaaagaaatttgctaaaaagtcaattaataaaaaaatta includes the following:
- the LOC129914212 gene encoding acetylcholinesterase, translated to MHNSQLKSSTKNPVSCEMEKKLKRNFKYRDKLSKLWLPIVLVSFIVLSQSIVVNGQTRDPRFYSRPGVDPPYNYPYPNPGDPDYRTYLFNDRRYGHYPPNGYGNNYPGRNPPGQYPQGMPNEPGFRFDPNNPNSQQTPFPGVLGGWREDLQGKQRRDSITLERDVFVTTNYGQVQGFKVHMYDNPDPKSFYRPYQSPVDRIMGECSVFLGIPYAIPPTFEGRFKPPRTHRGWQLLQAVDFGPACPQPVRYTGATKGINDMDEDCLYLNIFSPKTGAGVAQKYPVMVHIHGGEFIRGASNLFQGHTLATFYDVVVVTLNYRLGALGFLSTGDENSPGNYGILDQAMALKWIYDNIEFFNGDREAITLFGPGAGAASAGMLMVAPQTRHIVKKVIAQSGSALADWAFIQDKYRAQNTSRVLGQLLGCSIESSWKLVNCLRTGRSFYELGNAEFPPQVGTFPWAPVLDYNFTLPSDDWYEGWRMKDWKFLSETPESLIRQSKYYKGLQYMTGVTTQEAAFFLYQNESLSPYYQIDEKFFDQKIREHVFRYNYTLNPNGVYEAIKYMYTYWPDPNNTTIIRDQYVHMMSDLLYRAPVDKMAKLLLEKKVPVYLYVLNTTVEALKFQEWRKYPHEIEHYFLTGAPFMDTEFFPKKDHLQRNMWTDNDRNMSHLFLKTFSNFARFGNPTPEQVLGIHYERAYQGELRYLNINTTYNSSILLNYRQTECAFWTQYLPTVIGVLVPTYPPTTEFWWEPKEPLQIAFWSMSVACFFLIVLVVICCIMWRNAKRQTDRFYDEDVFINDGHELDRDGRSVVSSPSGIDNAHMVTNHHVVRSRDNIYEFRDSPSTKTLATKSQTDTTSVRAPSSLAKTGSQTSLKSGTSLKESIGPYSVKDGNYPSLKKPQKMDSEPRSGRNIASVVANGKKPQVEEKRLLQREPPISSTPMTDKIIINSRSTTPVPNPRSTTPAVVAMKPAASRTQLIEGIPQTSV
- the LOC129914468 gene encoding exosome RNA helicase MTR4, producing the protein MADIDDLFDCFESKEDTTSVPVAEENVPTVDLDEEEENKPVPKRQHNDNDTSSYKRPKVTESILDDICVEALNTRISVHVIESPDSCTHEVATYPGQEYTPLTPFTGPPSKEYPFILDPFQKEAIMCIDNNQSVLVSAHTSAGKTVVAEYSIAKSLNAKQRVIYTTPIKALSNQKFREFTEEFKDVGLVTGDVTINPSASCLIMTTEILRNMLYRGSEIMREVGWVVFDEIHYMRDKERGVVWEETLILLPDNVRYVFLSATIPNARQFAEWVCHLHKQPCHVVYTDYRPTPLQHYIFPAGGDGIHLIVDEKGIFKEDNFNTAMQVLQGAGDAAKGDQKGRKGGIKGVNAGQTNIFKIVKMIMERNFAPVIIFSFSKKECEVYAMQMAKLDFNTNEEKKLVDEVFNNALSVLSEEDRQLPQVENVLPLLRRGIGIHHGGLLPILKEIIEILFGEGLIKALFATETFAMGLNMPARTVLFTAPRKFDGKDFRWITSGEYIQMSGRAGRRGIDDKGIVILMIDEKVSPSVGRAIVQGKADPINSAFHLTYNMVLNLLRVEEINPEYMLERSFFQFQNQSSIPELYKQVQDKQLELEKIKIPDEHSVASYHHIRDQLDTLGKQFRTYITKPEYLMPFLQPGRLVKVQNETDEFDWGIVVNFKKQADKIRNPLKSETNVIVDVLLYVTEESAKTDEPKPCTPGKKGNMEVVPVLHKLISQISSLRVYYPNDLRPADNRKSVLKTVEEVKKRFPKGPPLLNPIKEMHIKEPEFKQIVESIDKFEERLFAHPLHNAKELQALYGKYTGKLEVQNELKTVKGKLKEARSLLQMDELQKRKRVLRRMEYCTASDVIEFKGRVACELSSADELLMTELIFNGVFNELTTAQSVSLLSTFVCDEKSSETPQSTEELSGPLRSMQELARRIAKISNECKLDLDEETYVEKFKPFMMDVVLAWCKGASFLSVCKMTDIFEGSIIRCMRRLEELLRQMCQAAKTIGNTELENKFSEGVRLLKRDIVFAASLYL